Proteins encoded by one window of uncultured Campylobacter sp.:
- a CDS encoding MoaD/ThiS family protein, with translation MVEIEFLGPIGREPLRLNANSLQEVKAELQKDESLREWLANCAVAVNDKMIYDANFALKSGDRVSLLPPVCGG, from the coding sequence ATGGTAGAGATAGAATTTTTAGGGCCGATCGGGCGCGAGCCCCTGCGCCTAAACGCAAACTCCTTGCAAGAGGTAAAAGCGGAGCTGCAAAAGGACGAAAGCCTGCGAGAGTGGCTCGCAAACTGCGCCGTAGCGGTAAATGATAAGATGATTTATGATGCGAATTTTGCGCTCAAATCCGGCGATCGCGTGAGCCTTCTGCCTCCCGTTTGCGGCGGCTAA
- the nspC gene encoding carboxynorspermidine decarboxylase yields the protein MKIDEISTPAYVCEEQKLVKNLEILRGVGERSGAKILCALKGFAFSFAMPYVGKYLWGATCSGLHEAKFAAEFIKNGEIHTYSPAFKEDDLDEILKISNHVVFNSAAQWQKYRAKALAAGASCGLRLNPQTSFAPKDAYNPCGSFSRLGMSLEALQRAILQDGDFLRGISGLHFHALCEESAASLERVLEVFEAKFGKYFGALKWLNFGGGHHITRAGYDVELLIELIKKFREKYEVEIYLEPGEAVGWECGYLVSSVLDIVENGAKIAILDASAEAHMPDTVLMPYRPAVRGESKSGKFSYRFGGNTCLAGDVVGLESGQPEYKFDALLNIGDRVIFEDQIHYTIVKNTTFNGIKLPDLVLVDERGEVLMIKKFGYDEYARRN from the coding sequence ATGAAAATCGATGAAATTTCGACCCCCGCTTACGTGTGCGAGGAGCAAAAACTGGTAAAAAATTTAGAAATTTTACGCGGCGTAGGCGAGCGAAGCGGAGCAAAAATTTTATGCGCGCTAAAAGGCTTTGCGTTTAGCTTCGCGATGCCTTACGTTGGCAAATACCTCTGGGGCGCAACTTGTAGCGGCCTGCACGAGGCGAAATTTGCTGCAGAGTTTATTAAAAACGGCGAAATCCACACATACTCGCCCGCATTCAAAGAGGATGATTTGGATGAAATTTTAAAAATTTCAAACCATGTCGTGTTCAATAGCGCCGCGCAGTGGCAAAAATACCGCGCAAAGGCGCTCGCTGCGGGTGCGTCGTGTGGACTACGGCTAAATCCGCAGACCTCCTTCGCGCCCAAAGACGCTTACAATCCGTGCGGCAGCTTTAGCAGGCTAGGGATGAGCCTTGAGGCGCTGCAGCGGGCGATCTTGCAAGACGGCGATTTTTTGCGCGGCATCTCGGGGCTGCATTTTCACGCGCTGTGCGAAGAAAGCGCTGCGAGCCTAGAGCGGGTGCTCGAGGTTTTCGAGGCGAAATTCGGCAAGTATTTCGGCGCCCTAAAGTGGCTAAATTTCGGCGGCGGGCATCATATCACGCGCGCAGGCTACGACGTGGAGCTGCTGATAGAGCTGATCAAAAAATTTCGCGAAAAATACGAGGTCGAAATTTATCTCGAGCCGGGCGAGGCGGTAGGCTGGGAGTGCGGGTATTTGGTCTCTAGCGTGCTTGACATAGTAGAAAACGGCGCTAAAATCGCTATTTTAGACGCTTCCGCTGAAGCTCATATGCCCGATACCGTGCTGATGCCGTATCGTCCTGCGGTACGCGGCGAGAGTAAGAGCGGTAAATTTAGCTACCGCTTCGGCGGCAATACCTGCCTCGCGGGCGACGTCGTGGGGCTTGAGAGCGGACAACCCGAGTATAAATTTGACGCGCTGCTAAACATCGGCGATCGAGTGATTTTCGAGGATCAGATCCACTACACTATCGTGAAAAACACGACTTTTAACGGTATCAAGCTACCCGATCTTGTTCTGGTAGACGAGCGCGGAGAGGTTTTAATGATCAAAAAATTCGGCTACGACGAGTACGCTAGGCGAAACTAG
- a CDS encoding formate dehydrogenase subunit gamma: MKRLFLALFACIYAQAEEKKYADIVQGNSDVWGNARLENIDSYGNGFGPIFLQFQGHLQSSGFFAWLALGAVLGVIIAFIGHYAIIGPKHFDHHAGKPIYAFNKFERLYHFVAAVAWAILVPTGLIMMFGEEFGGGAFVRFCKNAHGLATIAFAIAVMPMLVTWFWRMLPRAYDIKWMMIVGGYLSKKKRTIPAGKFNAGQKAWFWVATLGGIVMIATGASMFFLDYNIPEMRSALGMSQIEILRASAIIHNFLGAVCAVFLLVHIYMAVFAISGAIHSMIDGHKPEEEVYVLHHYWYRELLDKGQIAKSQFEAKYPRL; the protein is encoded by the coding sequence ATGAAAAGATTGTTTCTCGCGCTTTTCGCCTGTATTTATGCGCAGGCCGAAGAGAAAAAATATGCCGATATCGTGCAGGGAAATAGCGATGTTTGGGGCAATGCAAGGCTTGAAAACATCGATAGCTACGGCAATGGCTTCGGTCCGATTTTTCTGCAATTTCAAGGACATCTGCAAAGCTCGGGCTTTTTTGCTTGGTTGGCGCTGGGTGCGGTTTTGGGCGTAATCATAGCTTTTATTGGGCACTACGCGATCATAGGGCCGAAGCACTTCGATCATCACGCGGGCAAGCCGATCTATGCGTTTAATAAATTTGAGCGACTATACCATTTCGTAGCGGCCGTCGCATGGGCGATCTTGGTTCCGACAGGCTTAATTATGATGTTTGGCGAGGAATTCGGCGGCGGCGCTTTCGTGAGATTTTGTAAAAATGCTCACGGACTAGCTACGATAGCCTTTGCGATCGCCGTTATGCCTATGCTAGTGACATGGTTTTGGCGTATGCTACCGCGAGCTTACGATATCAAATGGATGATGATCGTGGGCGGTTATCTAAGCAAAAAGAAGCGCACGATTCCCGCGGGTAAATTTAACGCCGGCCAAAAAGCGTGGTTTTGGGTCGCGACTTTAGGCGGCATAGTGATGATAGCTACGGGCGCATCGATGTTTTTCTTAGATTACAATATCCCTGAGATGAGAAGTGCGCTAGGTATGAGTCAGATCGAAATTTTAAGAGCAAGCGCGATTATTCATAATTTTTTGGGTGCGGTCTGCGCGGTATTTTTGCTTGTGCATATCTATATGGCGGTCTTTGCGATCAGCGGTGCCATCCACTCGATGATCGACGGACACAAGCCGGAGGAGGAAGTTTACGTCCTTCACCACTACTGGTATCGCGAGCTGCTCGATAAGGGGCAGATCGCCAAATCGCAATTTGAAGCGAAGTACCCG